The Terriglobia bacterium genome has a window encoding:
- a CDS encoding HAD family hydrolase, protein MSQVSCEAVLFDLDGVLIDSTPAVERVWTRWAEVHGFEPHEVVQRAHGRPSIVTLREYLPNANHEAENTLVERAEIEDIEGIVPLPGALELLRSLPPDRWAIVTSCTRPLAKVRIDAAGLPRPKFFIASTDVSNGKPHPEPYLQGAKRLGFAAERCIVVEDAPAGIRAGKAAGMRVIAFGTITGEKELRDAGANWILRNCSEIRTKSLGAAGLELSLSD, encoded by the coding sequence ATGTCCCAGGTTTCCTGCGAAGCTGTTCTGTTCGATCTCGACGGTGTTCTCATCGACTCCACCCCGGCGGTAGAGCGAGTCTGGACGCGCTGGGCCGAGGTCCATGGGTTCGAGCCCCACGAAGTCGTGCAGCGCGCTCATGGACGGCCGAGCATCGTGACCCTGCGGGAGTATCTCCCCAACGCGAACCATGAAGCCGAAAATACGCTGGTCGAACGAGCGGAAATTGAGGACATCGAAGGAATCGTTCCTCTCCCAGGAGCATTGGAACTGCTGAGAAGCCTGCCCCCAGATCGCTGGGCCATCGTGACCTCCTGTACCAGGCCGCTGGCGAAGGTGCGGATCGACGCCGCTGGTCTACCGCGACCCAAGTTTTTCATAGCATCCACCGATGTTTCTAATGGAAAGCCTCATCCTGAGCCATATCTTCAAGGGGCAAAGCGCCTGGGATTTGCCGCCGAACGCTGCATCGTGGTTGAAGATGCTCCCGCCGGAATTCGGGCGGGCAAGGCTGCGGGAATGAGAGTGATCGCCTTCGGAACCATTACTGGCGAAAAGGAACTGCGCGATGCGGGGGCCAACTGGATCCTGCGCAATTGCTCGGAGATTCGGACCAAGTCGCTCGGCGCGGCTGGATTGGAACTGAGCTTGAGCGACTAG
- a CDS encoding prolyl oligopeptidase family serine peptidase, which translates to MKHFTTFVGVIAVAFISIVSVSASAQVAAEKPRITLDEFFNYVDYTGLNLAPDGKALLIGTERSDWGHNRFRKDLWLWREGMTAPILLTNSGRDTDARWSPDGKWIAFLSERPTEPEPQPGTQPVPNEARPTAPPNPKPQGRDEDEQPAAKTITQLYLISTSGGEAFPVTRGIESVHEFAWSPDSQMLYFATRTPWSKQKRDAYKAEWKDVVQYRESERGDVVARIRVTDAVARQSAISELETKPEIKKEGETAETPGAEPVTTTPFKVDDLVASPDGSSIAFTTDSVSGRVEGVSDYEIYLAPANGGSPRRLTNNEAVESDLHWSPDSQHILFSVGSGSIEKHYEHIQNRIYSIDVKDGKVQRWAGSFGGNVEHWELAPDGSVVSSARLGTNVAMYTEASAAARFRELPSWKGTYKRLATATHSNRVAFVFSALGRPGEVYIADSPQALETAKPVTAFNKLFTERALPQGKTYTWKADDGRQIEGMLLYPPGKFEAKHLPMFLLIHGGPEDADGDQFGADWYDWGILAATQGYLVFRPNYRGSTGYGDDFMREIVPHIVSRPGKDILEGVDALVRDGIADPDRLFIGGYSYGGYMTNWLITQTTRFKAAVTGAGAIEHAANWGNDDLTFDDAWYLGGTPWENENVYNEEAALWQINKVKTPTHMVAGADDIRVSVAEDYLLERALHTLNVPSTLLIFPGEGHSLAKNPWHGKIKVREEIKWLQKYGGPKP; encoded by the coding sequence GTGAAACACTTCACAACCTTTGTCGGTGTAATCGCAGTCGCCTTCATCAGCATCGTATCCGTATCCGCGTCAGCACAAGTTGCGGCGGAGAAACCCCGTATAACTCTCGACGAGTTTTTCAATTACGTCGATTACACCGGGCTGAACCTCGCTCCCGACGGCAAAGCCCTACTGATCGGGACGGAGCGCTCCGACTGGGGCCACAACCGATTTCGTAAGGACCTCTGGTTGTGGCGCGAAGGCATGACTGCGCCGATCCTGCTGACTAACTCTGGCCGCGATACCGACGCGCGCTGGTCACCGGACGGGAAATGGATTGCTTTTCTCAGCGAAAGGCCGACAGAGCCCGAGCCTCAGCCAGGTACACAACCGGTTCCCAACGAAGCACGACCTACGGCGCCTCCCAATCCTAAGCCGCAGGGCCGCGACGAGGATGAGCAGCCTGCCGCGAAAACAATCACGCAGCTGTATTTGATATCGACATCCGGCGGCGAAGCATTTCCCGTAACTCGCGGGATTGAGTCGGTACATGAATTCGCATGGTCTCCGGATTCGCAAATGTTGTATTTCGCGACGCGCACTCCATGGAGCAAGCAGAAGCGCGATGCCTACAAAGCGGAGTGGAAGGACGTCGTGCAGTACCGGGAATCGGAGCGCGGAGACGTTGTCGCGCGCATCCGGGTAACCGACGCAGTGGCGCGCCAATCTGCGATCAGCGAACTCGAGACTAAGCCGGAGATCAAAAAGGAGGGGGAAACGGCAGAAACGCCCGGAGCCGAACCCGTTACAACTACCCCTTTCAAAGTCGACGACCTCGTGGCGTCTCCGGATGGGAGCTCTATTGCGTTCACGACCGATTCAGTATCGGGGCGCGTGGAAGGCGTCTCCGATTACGAGATCTACCTGGCTCCTGCGAATGGAGGCTCGCCACGGCGGCTCACCAATAATGAGGCGGTGGAGTCGGACTTGCATTGGTCTCCCGACTCGCAACACATTCTCTTCTCGGTCGGTTCGGGGTCTATCGAGAAACATTACGAGCACATCCAAAACCGTATCTACTCCATCGATGTGAAGGACGGGAAGGTCCAGCGCTGGGCTGGTTCCTTCGGCGGCAACGTCGAGCACTGGGAACTTGCTCCCGATGGCAGCGTCGTCTCTTCCGCGCGTCTCGGCACCAACGTCGCTATGTATACCGAGGCCAGTGCTGCGGCCAGGTTCCGCGAACTGCCATCGTGGAAAGGAACGTACAAACGGCTCGCGACAGCAACCCACTCAAACCGTGTTGCCTTCGTTTTCAGCGCGCTTGGTCGGCCGGGTGAGGTCTATATTGCCGACAGCCCGCAAGCACTGGAAACGGCGAAGCCAGTAACTGCATTCAACAAGTTATTCACGGAACGTGCACTGCCGCAGGGCAAGACCTATACATGGAAAGCAGACGATGGCCGGCAGATTGAGGGAATGCTGCTCTATCCGCCGGGAAAGTTCGAGGCAAAACACCTCCCGATGTTCCTGCTGATTCATGGCGGCCCGGAAGATGCCGACGGCGATCAGTTCGGAGCCGATTGGTATGACTGGGGGATCCTTGCCGCGACGCAGGGCTACCTCGTGTTTCGTCCCAACTACCGCGGCTCGACCGGATATGGGGACGATTTTATGCGCGAGATTGTTCCGCACATTGTGTCGCGTCCCGGCAAAGACATCCTCGAAGGCGTCGACGCACTGGTCCGCGACGGCATTGCCGATCCGGACCGGCTGTTTATTGGCGGTTACAGCTATGGTGGCTACATGACCAACTGGCTGATCACGCAAACGACGCGTTTCAAAGCGGCAGTCACCGGCGCAGGCGCCATCGAACACGCCGCGAACTGGGGCAACGATGACCTGACATTCGATGATGCGTGGTATCTCGGCGGCACCCCTTGGGAGAACGAGAACGTCTACAACGAAGAAGCCGCACTCTGGCAAATCAATAAAGTGAAGACTCCTACCCACATGGTTGCCGGCGCCGACGATATACGCGTTTCGGTCGCCGAGGACTACTTGCTCGAGCGCGCACTGCACACGCTGAACGTGCCCTCGACACTACTGATTTTCCCCGGCGAGGGACATTCGCTGGCAAAGAACCCTTGGCATGGGAAGATCAAAGTGCGCGAGGAAATCAAGTGGCTCCAGAAATATGGGGGGCCTAAGCCGTAA
- a CDS encoding transferrin receptor-like dimerization domain-containing protein, with product MRAKLLLCSVLVISICGFSQQIDTAKSTPSNSILTGYSNSAAATERQWEEKFRNLPSPDLMRQYMQRLSARPHAVGQPYQQENADWLASQFKQWGFDTHVETYYVLFPTPKERVLELVAPSKFTAKLQEPPVPGDPTSNQTAEQLPTYNAYAVDGDVTAPLVYVNYGLREDYEMLDRMGISVKGAIVIARYGRSWRGIKPKVAAEHGAIGCIIYSDPADDGYTQGDVFPVGPMRPKDGVQRGSVMDTDYPGDPLTPGYASTKDAKRVPISEAKTIIKIPVLPISYADAQPLLAAIGGRTAPENWAGSLPITYHIGPGPARVHLKVTSNWDIKPINDIVATIRGSQYPDEWVMRGNHYDAWVNGAEDPISGLVAELEEARSLGELVKQGWRPKRTITYIAWDGEEPGLLGSTEFVEAHLADLRKHAVMYVNSDGSGRGYLFASGEHTLEHFINNVAKDVNDPEKNISVWERARLHRISATKEGETRSELRTRTDVRISPLGDGSDYAPFLDHAGVPALNLGFGGEDDGGIYHSIYDDFYWYTHFSDTKFVYGRALAQTAGTAVMRMADAEMIPVSFGDMADTIARYDKEIHELFDKSQSKAKETNTELDEGVFTASSDPLKPLGPPDRADVPPFLNFAPLDNGSAAFTTAAKRFEKALTAAEKNGGETFANASVDKLNQQLIQCWQAFLDERGLADRPYFKNMIYAPGAYTGYGVKTLPAIREALEMKRWAQAEQGAAQVGEVLQNSAKAIEEAANMLEQMTKSPANSSTASGSN from the coding sequence TTGCGCGCGAAACTCTTGCTCTGCTCCGTTCTTGTTATCTCCATCTGCGGATTCAGCCAGCAAATTGACACGGCCAAATCCACCCCTTCCAACTCAATCCTTACCGGCTATTCGAACTCCGCGGCTGCAACCGAACGCCAGTGGGAGGAAAAATTCCGCAACCTTCCTTCACCGGATCTCATGCGCCAATACATGCAGCGCCTCAGTGCGCGTCCTCACGCGGTCGGCCAGCCATACCAGCAGGAGAACGCCGACTGGCTGGCATCGCAGTTCAAGCAGTGGGGCTTCGACACCCACGTCGAGACCTACTATGTGTTGTTCCCTACGCCGAAAGAGCGCGTGCTCGAACTGGTTGCTCCGAGCAAGTTCACGGCAAAACTTCAGGAACCGCCGGTTCCCGGGGACCCGACGTCGAACCAGACTGCCGAGCAGTTGCCGACTTACAACGCCTACGCGGTCGACGGCGATGTGACCGCCCCGCTTGTATATGTGAATTACGGTCTGCGCGAAGATTACGAAATGCTGGATCGCATGGGAATTTCCGTCAAAGGCGCCATCGTGATCGCCCGGTACGGCAGATCCTGGCGTGGCATCAAGCCGAAAGTTGCCGCCGAGCACGGTGCGATCGGCTGCATCATCTACTCCGATCCCGCCGATGACGGTTACACGCAAGGCGATGTCTTTCCCGTTGGCCCAATGCGCCCTAAAGATGGCGTGCAGCGCGGCAGTGTGATGGATACGGATTATCCGGGCGACCCGTTGACTCCGGGCTATGCCTCCACCAAGGACGCCAAGCGTGTCCCGATCTCCGAAGCCAAGACCATCATCAAGATTCCCGTCCTGCCGATTTCTTACGCGGACGCCCAGCCTCTTTTGGCTGCGATCGGAGGTCGAACCGCTCCCGAAAACTGGGCCGGCAGTTTGCCCATCACCTATCACATCGGTCCGGGTCCCGCTCGCGTTCATCTGAAGGTGACGTCGAACTGGGACATCAAACCGATCAACGATATCGTCGCGACGATCCGTGGTTCGCAGTATCCAGATGAGTGGGTCATGCGCGGCAATCACTATGACGCCTGGGTCAACGGTGCCGAAGACCCGATCTCCGGACTCGTCGCCGAACTCGAGGAGGCTCGTTCGCTCGGCGAGCTCGTAAAGCAGGGTTGGCGCCCCAAGCGAACCATCACCTACATCGCTTGGGATGGTGAAGAGCCCGGCCTGCTCGGCTCGACCGAATTCGTCGAAGCCCATCTCGCCGACTTGCGCAAACACGCGGTTATGTACGTTAACTCGGACGGTTCCGGCCGCGGCTATCTCTTTGCCTCTGGGGAGCACACGCTGGAACATTTCATCAATAACGTAGCCAAGGACGTTAATGATCCCGAAAAGAACATCAGCGTCTGGGAGCGCGCCCGCCTGCACCGCATCTCGGCTACGAAAGAGGGCGAAACCCGCTCCGAACTCCGCACGCGCACCGATGTTCGCATCAGTCCCCTCGGAGATGGTTCGGATTACGCGCCCTTCCTCGACCACGCCGGCGTGCCTGCGCTGAACCTCGGCTTCGGTGGGGAGGACGACGGTGGCATCTACCATTCGATCTATGACGATTTCTACTGGTACACGCATTTCTCCGATACCAAGTTTGTTTACGGGCGCGCTCTCGCGCAGACTGCCGGTACCGCCGTCATGCGCATGGCCGATGCCGAAATGATTCCTGTCAGCTTCGGCGATATGGCGGACACCATTGCCCGCTACGACAAGGAAATTCATGAATTGTTCGACAAGAGCCAATCGAAAGCAAAAGAAACCAATACCGAGTTGGACGAAGGTGTATTCACGGCGAGTTCCGACCCACTGAAGCCGCTAGGGCCTCCGGATCGCGCTGATGTACCTCCGTTCCTGAACTTCGCGCCCCTGGATAACGGTTCTGCCGCATTCACCACCGCGGCCAAGCGCTTCGAAAAAGCCTTGACGGCAGCGGAAAAGAATGGCGGCGAGACCTTCGCGAATGCATCCGTCGACAAGCTCAACCAGCAGCTCATCCAGTGCTGGCAGGCCTTCCTCGACGAACGGGGCTTGGCGGATCGCCCCTACTTCAAGAACATGATCTACGCTCCCGGCGCCTATACCGGATACGGCGTAAAAACCCTCCCCGCGATTCGGGAGGCGCTTGAGATGAAGAGATGGGCGCAGGCGGAGCAGGGTGCGGCACAAGTCGGAGAGGTGCTGCAAAACTCCGCGAAGGCAATCGAAGAAGCCGCCAACATGCTCGAGCAAATGACCAAATCGCCCGCGAATTCATCGACCGCGAGCGGTTCGAACTAG
- a CDS encoding glycoside hydrolase family 125 protein → MNSTTFRFAIFLKMLILFCLLGTAAFAAETPRRIPITLGADDVIPTGNEWIALPTIRASDAALVNFNVLSMRDRGLLQVSGDGNSPALGPYVQVDGKTVAIRNLSWELIEYWVPTAKFSVGDIEFTFTYCAPPGSRGAFLNIKATNRGKAQTSVVLGAKASWGALDRVTYLPVALRGDRTIVPAPWVADGETFAFVTDDTKFAWAFVHPGSQTTWNGPPAEHAPMSDAHKSVTLAPGSSTEVNFVLAAGVEEFSAAHNAKALVELLDRNGADALIDEAAAWCRKRTRTTGQPDLDLLMNRNFLFTALYAWGRTIDTEQLVGATSRSPRYYVSAAYWDRDAMLWSFPGLLDIDPGMARDALDYALTIQLRNTGIHSRFIDGIVLEDGFQLDEAVAPVIALGDYVKKTNDTGFLTAHRDALVMLRDRLLSRFDPATGLYSTLQDSQDEYQKLPFNTYSNVLTWRALLDMADLFEGLKDANTARDLTQRAALLKKAILQETVATPPGATGLIFADATDGKKHLFVDVPPGSLMKLPALGFISESDPLFVRTYDWLHSNNYQYSYSDEPYGLPGSYRLPFTTSWEVADHLRLAKGRDQALKILRRSGWDGGIITEGVSPATGVMDQAGRAFATAAGYVAHAICEAFCKDGRQPVP, encoded by the coding sequence GTGAACAGCACAACGTTTCGTTTTGCCATCTTTCTGAAGATGCTGATTCTGTTCTGTTTACTTGGAACAGCGGCATTTGCTGCCGAAACTCCGCGTCGGATTCCCATTACGCTTGGCGCTGATGACGTCATCCCGACGGGTAACGAATGGATCGCCTTGCCGACCATCCGCGCGTCCGATGCGGCACTCGTAAACTTCAACGTGCTCTCCATGCGTGACCGTGGCCTGCTGCAGGTCTCAGGCGACGGCAATTCGCCGGCGTTAGGTCCATATGTTCAGGTGGACGGAAAGACAGTCGCGATTCGGAACCTCTCGTGGGAGTTGATCGAGTACTGGGTTCCGACGGCGAAGTTCAGCGTGGGAGATATCGAATTCACGTTCACCTACTGCGCTCCACCGGGTTCACGCGGCGCGTTCCTGAACATCAAGGCCACGAATCGTGGCAAGGCGCAGACATCCGTGGTTCTTGGTGCGAAAGCCTCATGGGGGGCGCTGGATCGCGTCACCTATCTACCGGTGGCGCTTCGTGGCGACCGCACCATCGTTCCTGCGCCATGGGTCGCCGATGGGGAGACCTTCGCGTTTGTAACAGATGACACAAAGTTTGCGTGGGCATTCGTTCACCCGGGATCGCAAACGACGTGGAACGGTCCTCCGGCGGAGCATGCGCCGATGTCGGACGCGCACAAGTCGGTCACACTCGCGCCTGGCTCATCGACGGAAGTCAATTTTGTTCTTGCTGCCGGAGTCGAGGAATTCAGCGCGGCACATAACGCGAAGGCCCTGGTCGAATTGCTCGATCGAAATGGCGCGGACGCGTTGATCGACGAAGCCGCCGCATGGTGCCGCAAGCGCACACGCACTACCGGGCAGCCGGATCTCGACCTGTTGATGAATCGCAATTTCCTCTTTACGGCACTTTACGCGTGGGGAAGGACGATCGACACGGAACAACTTGTTGGCGCAACGTCGCGAAGCCCGCGATATTACGTTTCGGCGGCGTACTGGGATCGCGACGCGATGCTGTGGAGTTTCCCCGGCCTGCTCGATATCGACCCTGGCATGGCACGCGATGCGCTCGATTATGCACTGACGATCCAGTTGCGGAACACAGGAATCCATAGCCGATTCATTGACGGCATTGTCCTTGAAGACGGCTTCCAACTGGATGAGGCGGTCGCGCCGGTTATCGCGCTCGGCGACTACGTAAAGAAGACGAACGATACTGGCTTCCTCACCGCGCATCGAGACGCTCTGGTCATGCTGCGCGACAGGTTGCTTTCGCGGTTTGATCCTGCGACGGGCCTCTATTCCACACTGCAGGATTCCCAGGATGAATACCAGAAACTGCCGTTCAACACTTACAGCAACGTTCTGACCTGGCGTGCGCTGCTGGACATGGCGGATCTTTTCGAAGGATTGAAAGATGCGAACACCGCTCGCGATCTTACCCAGCGTGCGGCGTTACTGAAGAAAGCGATCCTGCAGGAGACGGTTGCGACGCCGCCGGGAGCCACGGGCCTGATCTTCGCCGACGCGACTGACGGAAAGAAACATCTGTTTGTCGATGTTCCGCCGGGATCGCTGATGAAATTGCCGGCGCTCGGCTTTATCTCCGAGAGCGATCCCCTTTTCGTGCGCACCTACGACTGGCTTCACTCAAACAACTATCAATATTCCTACTCAGATGAGCCATACGGATTGCCGGGGAGTTACCGGCTGCCCTTCACAACATCGTGGGAAGTCGCCGACCACCTCAGGCTCGCCAAGGGCCGCGACCAGGCACTCAAGATTCTGCGTCGAAGCGGCTGGGACGGCGGCATCATTACAGAAGGAGTTTCGCCCGCCACCGGAGTGATGGATCAGGCAGGACGAGCCTTCGCCACCGCTGCCGGCTATGTTGCCCACGCAATCTGCGAGGCCTTCTGCAAGGACGGCCGCCAGCCGGTACCATAA